The following are encoded in a window of Butyrivibrio sp. AE3004 genomic DNA:
- a CDS encoding ABC transporter substrate-binding protein, with protein sequence MKKRSLSITSILLTTILALSGCGSASADSTVQGASAEQEEADVLGAERTADGEKVLNVGLQQVPDQPFNPGQITNTWNDIEAPIFEALIKMDGNGEYSPNLATSWELADDSLSFTLKLRDDVKFSDGSDFTSEDVKFTLEYYGKEESTQADSNLIRKYIKDIETPDDYTVVLNFNEPVAEFEYLLSSNGTGTGLILPSDYFEQVGEEEFGKKPVGTGPFVLESFTAGDSAIYTVNENYWGTKPGYDRLVIRQYAEESTRVAALQAGEIDFAPIGANSVATIEGTDGISVEESPYASTLGLFIAGAYDNTGEALQDAKVREALSLAINREELVSAVFEGNAVAAGVWGLYPFTYGYDDSRKEAAEYNPEKAKELLTEAGYPDNFADPVIPFYFGLATVYADDVAQALIAYWEEIGLQVNLIPIDPTELGTLRKTKPIPEEFEGAVYFFNPPKKYSAYDAFAPFYPSTSRIGLIQGNETLDKAVDDIIALYGEDRVKKVDEVLDIIEQEKVSVPVVYPGEYYAVSSRIKSFDKNASGHLGYWFQTFELN encoded by the coding sequence ATGAAGAAGAGAAGTTTATCAATCACATCAATACTATTAACAACAATCCTGGCACTTTCAGGATGCGGCTCAGCATCGGCAGATAGCACGGTGCAGGGAGCGTCTGCAGAACAGGAAGAAGCGGATGTACTCGGAGCAGAAAGAACAGCTGATGGAGAAAAAGTACTTAATGTAGGCTTACAGCAGGTTCCGGATCAGCCGTTTAACCCCGGACAGATAACAAATACCTGGAATGACATTGAAGCTCCAATCTTTGAAGCGCTTATAAAGATGGATGGAAATGGTGAGTATAGTCCTAATCTTGCAACGAGCTGGGAGCTTGCTGATGACTCGCTCTCATTCACCCTTAAGCTTCGTGATGATGTGAAGTTCAGTGACGGAAGCGACTTTACCAGTGAAGATGTAAAGTTCACACTTGAATATTACGGAAAAGAGGAATCAACCCAGGCTGATAGCAATCTGATCAGAAAATATATAAAGGATATAGAGACACCGGATGATTATACGGTTGTGCTTAATTTCAATGAACCCGTAGCAGAATTTGAGTATCTCCTTTCTTCAAACGGAACAGGAACCGGACTCATTTTACCAAGCGATTATTTCGAACAGGTTGGAGAAGAGGAGTTTGGAAAAAAACCTGTAGGAACCGGACCTTTCGTTCTTGAGAGCTTTACAGCAGGAGACAGTGCAATATATACAGTCAATGAGAATTATTGGGGAACAAAGCCCGGCTATGACAGGCTGGTCATCAGGCAATACGCCGAGGAGAGTACCAGAGTCGCAGCTCTTCAGGCCGGAGAGATTGATTTTGCTCCAATAGGTGCAAACAGTGTTGCTACCATAGAAGGCACTGACGGTATAAGCGTCGAGGAATCACCATATGCATCAACACTCGGACTCTTTATAGCGGGAGCCTATGATAACACAGGTGAAGCACTTCAGGATGCGAAGGTTCGTGAAGCACTGAGTCTTGCAATAAACAGGGAAGAACTTGTAAGTGCGGTATTTGAAGGTAACGCTGTTGCAGCAGGTGTGTGGGGACTTTATCCTTTCACCTATGGCTATGATGACTCCAGAAAGGAAGCTGCAGAATATAATCCTGAGAAAGCTAAGGAACTTCTGACAGAAGCAGGTTATCCCGATAACTTTGCTGATCCTGTTATTCCGTTCTATTTCGGACTTGCAACTGTTTATGCAGATGATGTTGCGCAGGCACTTATAGCATATTGGGAGGAGATAGGACTTCAGGTAAATCTGATACCGATCGATCCTACAGAACTCGGAACTCTTAGAAAAACAAAGCCAATACCGGAAGAATTTGAAGGTGCGGTTTATTTCTTCAATCCCCCGAAAAAATACAGTGCTTATGATGCATTTGCACCTTTCTATCCTTCAACTTCAAGAATTGGTCTGATCCAGGGAAACGAAACTCTCGATAAGGCAGTTGATGATATTATAGCTCTTTATGGTGAAGATCGTGTAAAGAAGGTAGATGAAGTACTTGATATCATTGAACAGGAGAAGGTATCAGTACCGGTTGTGTATCCTGGTGAGTATTATGCGGTAAGCTCCAGGATAAAGAGTTTTGATAAGAATGCATCGGGACATCTGGGATATTGGTTCCAAACATTTGAACTTAACTAG
- a CDS encoding 4Fe-4S dicluster domain-containing protein yields MATIIDYKKCTNCKVCYERCPEGLFELDGDGNVYVARPDECWLCGACQMDCHSGALRVTYDLNSKPVFVKLK; encoded by the coding sequence ATGGCTACAATTATTGATTACAAAAAATGCACAAATTGCAAGGTTTGCTACGAACGCTGTCCGGAAGGGTTATTCGAGCTGGATGGAGATGGAAATGTATATGTGGCAAGACCCGATGAGTGTTGGTTATGCGGGGCTTGTCAGATGGACTGCCATTCAGGTGCCCTTAGGGTTACATACGATTTGAACAGCAAACCGGTATTTGTAAAGTTAAAATAA
- a CDS encoding FAD-dependent oxidoreductase: MSYEVERYKADIVVIGGGLAGSTAALQAREEGQSVIVLETGNTYRSGCAGTGVDHIFSYVPPVHEKVGYTKEDMKKDMVMFSNLEKGLGFTELGDLFVEKSFDRIIGLEKYGINFDFGGKHLVKGYRLVPQWQSIPTSFHFEGRDIKVKLTEAMKKAGVQIINRAQGVRILTSREGKAAGAIAISTREEKLYVISSKAVILTTNGIGGRLGEKAVTTYTHLERPSASTSGSGISLSLRAGAEVTNLEFALHDSSLSFEGFNFPVGAPGGSWWPAGRLIDEQGNVVVERTYELDIDDPDYVEKNRELYAKYNRQKKNMKKLLSEGEQLYVDFSEATDEEIEEIRHALANEGRMWLWLKNFDAENLDLKSVRIPYKEVRHVSVGGTDTGVLVDGHCESTVENLYAAGDVMGAVGCTCAPGAVVYGYEAGLQASIKTRDEEYPEFDESQVEEIRELAEKIRSKGSEGTTWKQLESTLQSIVGLYGRFPISDAKIENALDALSEIRDKLELSADNPHDVAKAFEVLTLLDSAEAIFTAASIRTESFGGYVRKHTGDIKPSQKRELYGLFYNKEGKLDYKVHATGIK; the protein is encoded by the coding sequence ATGTCATACGAGGTAGAGAGATACAAGGCAGATATCGTAGTCATAGGCGGAGGATTGGCCGGTTCAACCGCAGCACTTCAAGCCAGGGAAGAGGGGCAGTCGGTAATAGTTCTTGAAACCGGTAATACCTACAGAAGTGGCTGTGCAGGAACCGGAGTAGATCACATCTTCAGCTATGTACCACCGGTACATGAAAAAGTTGGATATACCAAAGAAGATATGAAAAAGGACATGGTCATGTTCAGTAATCTTGAAAAGGGTCTGGGATTTACAGAGTTAGGTGACCTGTTCGTGGAAAAAAGCTTTGACAGAATTATAGGTCTTGAGAAATATGGAATCAATTTTGACTTCGGTGGGAAACACCTTGTAAAAGGCTATAGACTTGTTCCACAGTGGCAGAGCATCCCGACGAGTTTTCATTTCGAGGGAAGAGATATAAAGGTAAAGCTCACTGAGGCAATGAAAAAAGCCGGAGTTCAGATAATCAATCGTGCACAGGGAGTAAGGATTCTGACGTCCAGGGAAGGTAAAGCAGCAGGAGCTATAGCAATCTCAACAAGAGAAGAGAAGCTATACGTTATTTCGTCAAAAGCAGTAATTCTTACAACAAACGGAATCGGAGGAAGGCTGGGTGAGAAAGCAGTCACAACCTACACACATCTTGAAAGACCCAGTGCCAGTACATCTGGCTCAGGAATATCCCTATCACTCAGGGCAGGGGCAGAGGTAACAAATCTTGAATTTGCGCTTCATGACAGTTCTCTTTCTTTTGAAGGGTTTAATTTCCCGGTAGGAGCACCCGGTGGAAGCTGGTGGCCAGCAGGTCGCCTTATTGATGAACAGGGTAATGTTGTAGTCGAGAGGACTTATGAGCTGGATATTGATGATCCGGATTATGTAGAGAAAAACAGGGAACTATACGCTAAGTACAACAGACAGAAAAAGAATATGAAAAAGCTTTTGTCGGAGGGTGAACAGCTTTATGTGGATTTTTCGGAGGCCACGGATGAAGAAATAGAGGAAATCAGACATGCACTTGCAAATGAAGGAAGAATGTGGCTGTGGCTTAAGAATTTCGATGCAGAGAACCTTGATCTGAAATCAGTAAGGATCCCTTACAAGGAAGTACGACATGTTAGTGTCGGAGGAACAGACACTGGTGTCCTTGTAGATGGACACTGCGAGTCAACTGTTGAAAATCTGTATGCGGCAGGAGATGTTATGGGAGCTGTTGGATGTACCTGTGCACCCGGAGCGGTCGTATACGGATATGAGGCAGGACTTCAGGCATCGATAAAAACCAGGGATGAAGAATATCCTGAATTTGATGAATCACAGGTTGAAGAAATAAGAGAACTTGCTGAAAAGATTAGGTCCAAGGGTTCGGAAGGCACAACATGGAAGCAACTTGAGAGTACTCTTCAGAGCATAGTCGGATTGTACGGAAGATTTCCGATAAGCGATGCAAAGATAGAAAATGCTCTGGATGCCCTTTCAGAGATAAGAGACAAATTGGAATTATCCGCGGATAATCCCCATGATGTTGCAAAGGCCTTTGAAGTACTGACCCTTCTTGATTCTGCAGAGGCGATTTTTACCGCAGCCTCAATAAGGACCGAAAGCTTTGGGGGATACGTAAGAAAGCATACAGGAGATATAAAGCCTAGTCAGAAACGGGAATTATATGGTTTGTTTTATAACAAGGAGGGGAAACTTGATTATAAAGTACATGCGACAGGAATTAAATAA
- a CDS encoding DUF4143 domain-containing protein: MINNGMHVYDVKDGKVCLLTFGDGTAAFCSIYEGNGHTYIGHSDFSHMGRQYLDLSRYDADGRIVEQASIYAEYFDAEVDQYDENSTFTYNGKKITMQEYEAYMDTYKYIDPDTMEKAEIEELPAWNPNLRSRTAIRTKGTRHFTDPSIGAAALGITPEGIFKDITTFGLLFESLVVHDLRVYADTMGARVYKYRDSKRREADAVIQFNDGSWALIEVKLGGEEDIKQAAENLIKIANDIDYEKSGKPAFLMVVTKNKIAYQMENGVYVVPLGCLKN, encoded by the coding sequence ATGATAAATAATGGTATGCATGTTTACGATGTAAAAGATGGAAAAGTTTGTCTGCTTACTTTTGGTGACGGAACAGCCGCTTTCTGCTCCATTTATGAAGGTAATGGCCATACATATATAGGCCACAGCGACTTTTCTCATATGGGAAGACAGTATCTTGATCTGTCCAGATATGATGCTGATGGAAGAATTGTCGAACAGGCAAGCATCTACGCTGAGTATTTTGACGCTGAAGTTGATCAGTATGATGAGAACAGTACTTTCACATATAATGGCAAGAAAATAACAATGCAGGAATATGAAGCATACATGGATACATACAAGTACATTGATCCCGATACTATGGAAAAAGCCGAAATTGAAGAACTTCCTGCATGGAATCCAAACTTAAGAAGCAGGACAGCTATCAGAACGAAAGGAACAAGACATTTTACAGATCCATCAATCGGAGCAGCTGCTTTGGGAATCACTCCAGAAGGCATATTTAAAGACATTACAACATTTGGGCTGTTATTTGAGTCATTGGTTGTACATGATCTTAGAGTTTATGCAGATACTATGGGGGCAAGAGTATATAAGTACCGTGACTCAAAAAGACGAGAGGCAGATGCTGTAATACAGTTTAACGACGGATCATGGGCTCTTATAGAGGTTAAACTTGGCGGAGAAGAGGATATTAAGCAGGCTGCTGAAAACCTGATTAAGATAGCAAATGATATAGATTATGAAAAATCCGGCAAACCAGCATTTCTCATGGTTGTCACAAAAAATAAGATTGCGTACCAGATGGAAAACGGTGTTTATGTAGTTCCATTGGGGTGCTTGAAAAATTAA